One Rhea pennata isolate bPtePen1 chromosome 3, bPtePen1.pri, whole genome shotgun sequence DNA segment encodes these proteins:
- the MAPRE3 gene encoding microtubule-associated protein RP/EB family member 3 isoform X1, translated as MAVNVYSTSVTSENLSRHDMLAWVNDSLQLNYTKIEQLCSGAAYCQFMDMLFPGCVHLRKVKFQAKLEHEYIHNFKVLQAAFKKMGVDKIIAVERLVKGKFQDNFEFIQWFKKFFDANYDGKEYNPLLARQGQDVAPPPNPGDQIFNKPKKPIGTAVPQRTSPTGPKSTQNPARVSNVPSNILRKNSPAARNGGTEADAQILELNQQLMDLKLTVDGLEKERDFYFSKLRDIELICQEHENENSPIITGIISVLYATEEGFAPPEDDEIEEQQPEDQDEY; from the exons ATGGCCGTCAATGTGTATTCCACGTCCGTGACCAGCGAGAACCTGAGCCGCCACGACATGCTGGCCTGGGTGAACGACTCCCTGCAGCTCAACTACACCAAGATcgagcagctctgctcag GTGCTGCCTACTGCCAGTTCATGGACATGCTGTTCCCCGGCTGCGTCCACCTGCGGAAGGTGAAGTTCCAGGCCAAGCTGGAGCACGAGTACATCCACAACTTCAAGGTGCTGCAGGCCGCCTTCAAGAAGATGGGAGTGGACAAA ATCATCGCGGTGGAGCGGTTGGTGAAAGGGAAGTTCCAGGACAACTTCGAGTTCATCCAGTGGTTCAAGAAGTTCTTTGACGCCAACTACGACGGGAAGGAGTACAACCCGCTGCTGGCGCGGCAGGGCCAGGACGTCGCGCCCCCTCCAAACCCAGGTGATCAGATCTTCAACAAACCCAAGAAACCCATTGGCACTGCAG TCCCCCAGAGGACCTCTCCCACCGGCCCCAAGAGCACGCAGAACCCGGCGCGCGTGAGCAACGTCCCCAGCAACATCCTGCGGAAAAACTCCCCCGCGGCCCGCAACGGGGGCACCGAGGCCGACGCGCAGATCCTGGAGCTCAACCAGCAG ctGATGGACCTGAAGCTGACGGTGGACGGGCTAGAGAAGGAGCGGGACTTCTACTTCAGCAAACTGCGGGACATCGAGCTGATCTGCCAGGAGCACGAGAACGAGAACAGCCCCATCATCACGGGCATCATCAGCGTCCTCTACGCCACGGAG GAGGGCTTCGCCCCGCCTGAGGACGACGAGATCGAGGAGCAGCAGCCAGAGGACCAGGACGAGTACTAG
- the MAPRE3 gene encoding microtubule-associated protein RP/EB family member 3 isoform X2 produces the protein MAVNVYSTSVTSENLSRHDMLAWVNDSLQLNYTKIEQLCSGAAYCQFMDMLFPGCVHLRKVKFQAKLEHEYIHNFKVLQAAFKKMGVDKIIAVERLVKGKFQDNFEFIQWFKKFFDANYDGKEYNPLLARQGQDVAPPPNPVPQRTSPTGPKSTQNPARVSNVPSNILRKNSPAARNGGTEADAQILELNQQLMDLKLTVDGLEKERDFYFSKLRDIELICQEHENENSPIITGIISVLYATEEGFAPPEDDEIEEQQPEDQDEY, from the exons ATGGCCGTCAATGTGTATTCCACGTCCGTGACCAGCGAGAACCTGAGCCGCCACGACATGCTGGCCTGGGTGAACGACTCCCTGCAGCTCAACTACACCAAGATcgagcagctctgctcag GTGCTGCCTACTGCCAGTTCATGGACATGCTGTTCCCCGGCTGCGTCCACCTGCGGAAGGTGAAGTTCCAGGCCAAGCTGGAGCACGAGTACATCCACAACTTCAAGGTGCTGCAGGCCGCCTTCAAGAAGATGGGAGTGGACAAA ATCATCGCGGTGGAGCGGTTGGTGAAAGGGAAGTTCCAGGACAACTTCGAGTTCATCCAGTGGTTCAAGAAGTTCTTTGACGCCAACTACGACGGGAAGGAGTACAACCCGCTGCTGGCGCGGCAGGGCCAGGACGTCGCGCCCCCTCCAAACCCAG TCCCCCAGAGGACCTCTCCCACCGGCCCCAAGAGCACGCAGAACCCGGCGCGCGTGAGCAACGTCCCCAGCAACATCCTGCGGAAAAACTCCCCCGCGGCCCGCAACGGGGGCACCGAGGCCGACGCGCAGATCCTGGAGCTCAACCAGCAG ctGATGGACCTGAAGCTGACGGTGGACGGGCTAGAGAAGGAGCGGGACTTCTACTTCAGCAAACTGCGGGACATCGAGCTGATCTGCCAGGAGCACGAGAACGAGAACAGCCCCATCATCACGGGCATCATCAGCGTCCTCTACGCCACGGAG GAGGGCTTCGCCCCGCCTGAGGACGACGAGATCGAGGAGCAGCAGCCAGAGGACCAGGACGAGTACTAG
- the DPYSL5 gene encoding dihydropyrimidinase-related protein 5, with protein MLANAATMRILIKGGKVVNDDCTLEADVYIENGIIQQVGRELMIPGGAKVIDATGKLVIPGGIDTSTHFHQTFMNATCVDDFYHGTKAALVGGTTMIIGHVLPDKETSLLDAYEKCRSLADPKVCCDYALHMGITWWAPKVKAEMETLVREKGVNSFQMFMTYKDLYMLRDSELYQVFRACRDFGAIARVHAENGELVAEGAKEALDLGITGPEGIEISRPEELEAEATHRVITIANRTHCPVYLVNVSSMSAGDVVAAAKMQGKVVYAETTTAHATLTGLHYYHQDWFHAAAYVTVPPLRLDTNTSAYLMSLLANDTLNVVASDHRPFSTKQKAMGKEDFTKIPHGVSGVQDRMNIIWERGVVGGKMDENRFVAVTSSNAAKIHNLYPRKGRIIPGADADVVVWDPEATKTISASTQVQGGDINLYENMRCHGVPLVTISRGRVVYENGVFMCAEGTGKFCPLRSFPDSVYKKLVQREKSLKLRGVDRTPYLGDVAVVVHAGKKETGTPLADTPTRPATRHGGMRDLHESSFSLSGSQIDDHVPKRASARILAPPGGRSSGIW; from the exons ATGCTCGCCAACGCGGCCACGATGCGGATCCTCATCAAGGGGGGGAAGGTGGTGAACGACGACTGCACGCTGGAGGCGGACGTCTACATCGAGAACGGCATCATCCAGCAAGTGGGCCGCGAGCTCATGATCCCCGGCGGGGCCAAGGTCATCGACGCCACCGGCAAGCTCGTCATCCCCGGCGGCATCGACACCAGCACCCACTTCCACCAGACCTTCATGAACGCCACCTGCGTGGATGACTTCTACCACGGCACCAAG GCAGCCCTGGTGGGAGGGACGACGATGATCATCGGCCACGTCCTGCCCGACAAGGAGACGTCGCTGCTGGACGCCTACGAGAAGTGCCGCAGCCTGGCTGACCCCAAGGTGTGCTGCGACTACGCCCTGCACATGGGCATCACCTGGTGGGCGCCCAAG GTGAAGGCGGAGATGGAGACGCTGGTGCGGGAGAAGGGGGTGAACTCCTTCCAGATGTTCATGACCTACAAGGACCTCTACATGCTGCGCGACAGCGAGCTCTACCAGGTCTTCCGCGCCTGCCGCGACTTCGGCGCCATCGCCCGCGTGCACGCCGAGAACGGCGAGCTGGTGGCCGAG GGAGCGAAGGAGGCGCTGGATCTGGGCATCACGGGGCCCGAGGGCATCGAGATCAGCCGGCCTGAAGAG CTGGAAGCCGAGGCCACGCACCGCGTCATCACCATTGCCAACAGG ACCCACTGCCCCGTCTACCTGGTGAACGTCTCCAGCATGTCGGCGGGGGACGTGGTGGCCGCCGCCAAGATGCAAG GGAAGGTGGTGTACGCGGAGACGACCACGGCGCACGCCACGCTCACCGGGCTGCACTACTACCACCAGGACTGGTTCCACGCCGCAGCCTACGTCACCGTGCCGCCCCTCCGCCTGGACACCAACACCTCCGCCTACCTCATGAGCCTGCTCGCCAA TGACACGCTGAACGTCGTCGCCTCCGACCACCGGCCCTTcagcaccaagcagaaggcCATGGGCAAGGAGGACTTCACCAAGATCCCGCACGGCGTCAGCGGGGTGCAGGACCGCATGAACATCATCTGGGAGCGAGGCGTG GTCGGGGGCAAGATGGACGAGAACCGCTTCGTGGCCGTGACCAGCTCCAACGCCGCCAAGATCCACAACCTGTACCCGCGCAAGGGCCGCATCATCCCCGGGGCCGACGCCGACGTCGTCGTGTGGGACCCTGAGGCCACCAA GACCATCTCGGCCAGCACCCAGGTGCAAGGGGGAGACATCAACCTCTACGAGAACATGCGCTGCCACGGGGTGCCCCTGGTCACCATCAGCCGCGGGCGCGTGGTCTACGAGAACGGCGTCTTCATGTGCGCCGAGGGCACCGGCAAGTTCTGCCCCCTCCGCTCCTTCCCGGACTCCGTCTACAAGAAGCTGGTGCAGCGGGAGAAG AGTTTAAAGCTCAGGGGTGTGGATCGCACCCCGTACCTGGGGGACGTGGCCGTGGTTGTGCATGCCGGGAAAAAAGAGACGGGGACGCCCCTGGCCGATACGCCCACCCGGCCGGCCACCCGACACGGGGGCATGAGGGACCTTCACGAGTCCAGCTTCAGCCTATCCG GTTCGCAGATCGATGACCACGTTCCAAAGCGAGCTTCGGCCCGGATTCTCGCTCCCCCCGGAGGCCGGTCGAGCGGCATTTGGTAA